One genomic region from Eremothecium gossypii ATCC 10895 chromosome I, complete sequence encodes:
- the RRP9 gene encoding ribosomal RNA-processing protein RRP9 (Syntenic homolog of Saccharomyces cerevisiae YPR137W (RRP9)), with the protein MRKALSPLVSRNSHIARTMARGSDSASRKRTRQKTTEKNNVVDEEISGVSSNEEGSSSDEQELEDVADAELDSDEEFANENPADKRRRLAKQYLENIKEEANEIMHGDSEAHADDAQGQGFADAYNNFDARDLDRDIISARLKQDVAEQRGSVYRWIADKLLLSEAKKSFTRVGEKNLTALSCYQQAMNKFSHREIQSKSKGLMFAYTVSKDMQLTKYDITDFNARPTKVKYTKGGRKYIPEGNQGFQNTTEGHYDEILTVAASPDGKYVVTGGRDKKLIVWSTESLAPVKVIPTKDRRGEVLGLAFRRNTDQLYAACADYKIRTFAINQFSQLEVLYGHQDIVADISALNMERCVTVGSRDRTCMLWKIADETRLTFRGGDDPEKLLRRWQKANSEQENKDADDNTPAEPPVFYGEGSIDCITMLDDSHFISGSDNGNISLWSLSKKKPLFVQRVAHGVQPQPDNTKISGERDPAVRTQQAQGNRLAQPYWITALHAVPYSNVFFSGSWNGTMKVWKLHENMRSFEPLGELDGCKGLVTKIQTVEAGKSGRETLRVLASVSKEHRLGRWMGKLPGARNGLFSAVIDQAGF; encoded by the coding sequence ATGAGGAAGGCTTTATCTCCACTGGTTAGTAGGAACTCTCATATAGCACGCACCATGGCACGGGGTTCGGATAGCGCGTCTCGCAAGAGAACTAGGCAGAAGACTACGGAAAAGAATAATGTTGTGGACGAGGAAATTTCGGGTGTGTCATCTAACGAGGAAGGATCATCGTCAGATGAACAAGAATTAGAGGATGTAGCTGACGCTGAGTTGGATTCTGATGAGGAATTTGCGAATGAGAACCCCGCTGACAAGCGGAGGCGACTCGCCAAACAATACCTAGAAAATATTAAGGAAGAGGCTAATGAAATTATGCATGGCGATTCTGAGGCACATGCAGACGATGCCCAAGGTCAAGGTTTTGCTGATGCATACAATAACTTTGACGCGCGCGACCTGGATCGTGACATTATCTCAGCAAGATTGAAGCAAGACGTTGCTGAGCAAAGGGGATCTGTGTACCGCTGGATCGCCGATAAGCTGCTACTATCTGAGGCCAAGAAGTCCTTCACCAGGGTCGGGGAGAAGAACCTGACTGCGCTCAGCTGCTATCAGCAAGCAATGAATAAATTTTCACATAGGGAAATCCAAAGCAAAAGCAAGGGACTAATGTTTGCCTATACTGTCAGTAAGGACATGCAACTGACGAAATACGATATCACCGACTTCAATGCTAGACCGACGAAGGTAAAGTACACTAAGGGAGGGCGCAAATACATCCCAGAGGGTAACCAGGGCTTTCAGAACACGACGGAGGGACACTATGATGAGATTCTGACGGTTGCAGCTTCTCCAGATGGTAAGTACGTTGTCACGGGAGGGAGAGACAAAAAGCTTATCGTGTGGAGCACTGAGTCGTTGGCACCAGTTAAAGTTATACCAACCAAAGATCGGAGGGGTGAAGTGCTCGGGTTGGCTTTCAGGAGAAACACGGACCAACTGTATGCGGCCTGTGCCGATTATAAAATACGTACGTTCGCAATTAACCAATTTTCGCAGCTGGAGGTTCTATATGGTCACCAAGATATCGTCGCAGATATTTCGGCCCTGAATATGGAGCGCTGCGTTACGGTCGGGTCCAGGGATAGGACCTGTATGCTGTGGAAGATTGCAGACGAAACACGCTTGACCTTCAGAGGCGGTGACGATCCTGAAAAGCTGCTCAGAAGATGGCAGAAGGCGAACAGTGAACAGGAAAACAAGGATGCAGACGACAATACTCCAGCGGAGCCGCCCGTCTTTTACGGCGAGGGAAGCATAGACTGCATCACCATGCTCGACGATTCACACTTCATCTCGGGCTCGGACAATGGAAACATATCGCTTTGGTCCCTATCCAAGAAAAAGCCGCTCTTCGTTCAGCGAGTTGCCCATGGAGTGCAGCCACAGCCAGATAATACCAAGATCAGCGGCGAGCGGGACCCAGCTGTGCGTACGCAGCAGGCCCAAGGCAACCGTCTCGCGCAGCCGTACTGGATAACTGCCCTGCACGCCGTCCCCTACAGCAATGTATTCTTCAGTGGGTCCTGGAACGGAACCATGAAGGTCTGGAAGCTGCACGAAAACATGCGCTCTTTCGAGCCACTCGGCGAACTGGATGGCTGCAAGGGCCTGGTGACGAAGATCCAGACGGTGGAGGCCGGTAAGAGCGGCAGGGAAACACTTCGCGTCCTCGCCAGTGTCAGCAAGGAGCACCGGCTTGGTCGGTGGATGGGCAAGCTTCCCGGCGCCAGAAACGGACTGTTTTCCGCAGTCATCGACCAGGCTGGCTTCTGA
- the CTF4 gene encoding chromatin-binding protein CTF4 (Syntenic homolog of Saccharomyces cerevisiae YPR135W (CTF4)), protein MPEIIDKLVFASGGKTLVTYQNDRDTLFAVNKNQLTKILQLDKPEDEPEILSTCNEPTSIHLCSDRRLLVTSANGDVHLYSANGKDDLLFRSPLPIRDCAAIHDETMCVVGGDDLELTFIELKTAGNKETLKLDEQVSQLSYSPHMNILAVTLVNGNVHFYSLTSATPNEVKKLEDYAVSNFYSDSSDTASQTDGVQYCDENRICTRVAWHPRGLHFAIPCKDYTVKIFNLSDFSISKTLASGSTSHFTNLSFDPFQGRYVAAVDLSNNLLVWELSSGQISYSKRLDYKVSNVCWKLDGDSMHLLLGTWDGELLTVKDIGQYDRTAGKLAADNASAQTKKPKNALFLDSDDENDSDVSPASPTLIGEQGRNTISADIPTDTEHGDENEKGAYNYEDDEQFIDDDDNAGYVPIKRKSAYVPSLVSNSKRPRIADSGPVFRYKPISPGGTPFGSSDKRYLTMNGIGYVWTVRGTEGQYSVTVSFFDVGRYREYHFEDLFGYDLCSLTDEGTFFGQSKTGELLYRVHSFNGTKWTKRIPLAPSEIITGIASTGKKLVVATSLGYIRTFNEHGLPLALEKMTPIVALAAQEHKIFAVHYSIYHGLSYSLFEQNPETGSKYYQRECSLPLTLPLFGPENKYISTGDTFNDFNPIGIKSLFFSTFGDPCIFGSDNVLLVLCKWRNSMESRWVPIVDSNLEIWKLSGGKQPEDIHVWPLGLNYDMLNYILIKGKNLWPGFPLPLPSEMEIRLPLLDKTQVLKNDTSPDEEVVIPPALAAEEEFLRSQVLAGLLADTLKYDGEFFGNENEILANLNGVRDKSLLRLFASACSDHNTEKALSLVKELKQDKALNAAQKIAERAELLRLVSSINDIRNSRFESELNNL, encoded by the coding sequence ATGCCGGAGATTATCGATAAGCTCGTATTTGCGTCAGGTGGGAAGACGTTGGTAACCTATCAAAACGACAGGGACACTCTGTTTGCGGTGAACAAGAACCAGCTAACCAAAATCCTGCAACTCGATAAGCCAGAAGACGAACCGGAGATTCTAAGTACATGCAATGAGCCTACTTCGATCCACCTGTGCTCCGACAGACGTCTTCTCGTGACATCTGCGAATGGAGACGTCCATCTGTACTCTGCAAATGGGAAAGATGACCTTCTCTTCAGATCGCCGCTGCCAATACGCGATTGTGCTGCCATACATGATGAAACCATGTGCGTGGTAGGAGGGGACGACCTAGAACTGACGTTCATTGAGCTAAAGACTGCGGGCAATAAAGAGACGCTGAAGTTGGACGAACAAGTATCACAGCTGTCATATAGCCCTCATATGAATATATTGGCTGTTACTCTTGTTAATGGGAACGTCCACTTTTATTCGCTGACATCTGCCACGCCAAATGAAGTCAAGAAGCTGGAGGACTATGCTGTTTCAAACTTTTACAGCGATTCCTCCGATACGGCGTCGCAGACGGATGGTGTCCAGTACTGCGATGAGAACAGGATTTGCACCCGTGTTGCATGGCATCCGCGTGGATTGCATTTTGCCATTCCTTGTAAAGACTACACTGTGAAGATATTCAATCTCAGTGACTTTTCGATATCGAAGACTCTGGCTTCTGGGAGCACGTCACATTTTACCAACCTATCATTTGATCCTTTCCAGGGCCGTTATGTTGCAGCTGTCGATTTAAGTAATAATCTGCTAGTCTGGGAGCTCAGTAGTGGTCAGATTTCTTATTCAAAACGGTTAGACTACAAGGTTTCCAATGTATGCTGGAAACTCGACGGCGACAGCATGCATTTATTATTAGGAACATGGGATGGTGAGCTACTGACAGTCAAAGACATTGGTCAATACGACAGAACAGCTGGTAAGCTTGCAGCAGACAATGCTTCTGCACAGACAAAGAAGCCGAAAAACGCGTTATTTCTGGATTCTGATGATGAAAACGATAGCGATGTCTCACCTGCGTCGCCGACGTTGATTGGAGAACAGGGACGTAATACTATATCAGCAGATATCCCAACAGATACAGAGCATGGAGATGAAAATGAGAAAGGGGCTTACAACTACGAAGATGATGAGCAGTTCATCGATGATGACGACAATGCTGGATATGTTCCCATCAAGCGGAAAAGTGCATACGTACCATCTCTGGTATCCAATTCGAAGCGGCCAAGGATCGCCGATTCGGGCCCAGTGTTCCGCTATAAGCCAATTTCACCTGGGGGTACGCCCTTTGGCTCCAGTGACAAACGGTACCTGACAATGAATGGTATAGGTTACGTCTGGACTGTCCGCGGGACTGAAGGACAGTATAGTGTCACAGTATCATTCTTTGATGTCGGCAGGTATAGAGAATACCACTTCGAAGACTTATTTGGTTACGATCTTTGTTCCCTAACAGATGAGGGCACTTTTTTCGGACAAAGTAAAACAGGAGAGCTGCTATACAGGGTCCACAGTTTTAATGGGACTAAATGGACTAAGAGAATTCCGCTTGCTCCTTCTGAAATCATCACAGGCATTGCTTCCACGGGTAAGAAGCTGGTGGTGGCCACCTCGCTGGGATATATTAGAACATTTAACGAACATGGACTTCCTCTAGCGCTGGAGAAGATGACCCCCATTGTAGCGTTGGCTGCTCAGGAACATAAAATATTTGCCGTTCATTATTCTATCTACCATGGACTTTCTTATTCCCTGTTTGAACAAAACCCAGAAACAGGAAGCAAGTATTACCAACGGGAATGTTCGTTGCCGCTCACGCTTCCATTGTTCGGCCCTGAAAACAAGTACATCAGCACAGGCGACACATTTAATGACTTCAATCCCATTGGCATCAAGTCTTTGTTTTTTTCTACCTTTGGAGATCCATGTATCTTTGGGTCTGACAACGTCTTGCTGGTGCTGTGTAAATGGAGAAACTCTATGGAAAGCAGATGGGTCCCCATAGTTGACAGTAATCTAGAGATCTGGAAACTTTCTGGTGGTAAACAGCCAGAAGACATTCATGTCTGGCCACTCGGCCTGAACTATGACATGTTAAATTACATTCTAATCAAAGGCAAGAATCTGTGGCCCGGCTTCCCCTTGCCGCTGCCTTCAGAAATGGAAATCAGGCTTCCACTTCTCGATAAAACGCAGGTGCTGAAAAACGACACATCTCCCGACGAAGAAGTGGTGATCCCTCCCGCACTAGCAGCAGAAGAGGAATTCCTCCGCTCTCAGGTCCTTGCAGGACTCCTTGCAGATACACTAAAGTATGATGGAGAGTTTTTTGGGAATGAGAATGAGATACTGGCGAACTTGAATGGGGTTCGTGACAAATCGTTGCTACGCCTCTTTGCCTCCGCTTGTTCAGACCACAACACCGAGAAGGCGCTATCACTGGTGAAGGAATTGAAGCAAGATAAAGCATTGAATGCCGCTCAAAAAATAGCAGAACGCGCTGAATTATTAAGACTGGTAAGCAGCATCAACGACATCAGAAACTCTCGTTTCGAGTCAGAATTGAACAACTTATAG
- the COG2 gene encoding Golgi transport complex subunit COG2 (Syntenic homolog of Saccharomyces cerevisiae YGR120C (COG2)), translating to MEQALEDLELLVVGDVTRDLFTEAVAQQHLDTGEQLDVSQFLLANNLQYVFIDDLHKQLKQLEQDISNALLNEVKHSYAEYASLCAQFGGKHNSEILDSLQQVRYEVAAFENKLRQLVHVELRSTRDNVESKIEYLKALDTLDTLLQKHVALDSIFQFSARLSRSLEVACQDAPAIDDELVSELLKELYKLLQCAHSILIEFQDLSSPLVTRFRNNYQNNVHVFHSIVSILIDKCSEKSAEFPSMTSTLVAVAKR from the coding sequence ATGGAACAGGCGTTGGAGGATCTTGAGCTGCTTGTTGTCGGCGATGTGACCAGGGATCTGTTTACAGAGGCAGTAGCACAGCAGCATCTAGACACCGGAGAGCAGCTGGATGTCAGCCAGTTCCTGCTTGCGAACAACCTTCAGTATGTCTTTATTGACGACTTGCACAAGCAGCTGAAGCAGTTGGAGCAGGACATCAGCAACGCCTTGTTGAACGAGGTTAAGCATAGCTACGCGGAGTATGCATCGCTCTGCGCGCAATTTGGCGGCAAGCACAACAGCGAGATCTTGGATagcctgcagcaggtccGCTATGAGGTTGCCGCATTTGAGAACAAGCTCAGGCAGCTGGTCCACGTCGAGCTACGCAGCACCCGCGACAACGTGGAAAGCAAGATCGAATACCTCAAGGCCCTCGATACCCTGGACActctgctgcagaagcACGTCGCCCTGGACAGCATATTTCAGTTTTCCGCCCGGCTTTCGCGCTCTCTTGAGGTCGCATGCCAGGATGCACCTGCCATAGACGACGAGCTAGTCTCCGAATTACTCAAAGAGCTCTATAAACTGCTGCAATGTGCCCACAGCATTCTGATTGAATTCCAGGATTTGTCCTCGCCCCTTGTCACTCGCTTTCGAAACAACTACCAGAACAATGTGCATGTCTTTCACAGCATTGTGTCGATCCTCATCGACAAATGTTCTGAGAAGAGCGCTGAGTTCCCCAGTATGACGAGCACACTCGTTGCAGTAGCGAAGAGGTAG
- the NUP57 gene encoding FG-nucleoporin NUP57 (Syntenic homolog of Saccharomyces cerevisiae YGR119C (NUP57)) — protein sequence MFNFGANSGMNSNTGSTGGGLFGSTTNGGGFSFGNNNASQNNTNVFSNTGTGVPPAGQGTSNGGLFGNNNQTTNTGIGGGNSGGLFGGAANTQNNTAGGGLFGQGTQNATTGGGLFGQNTQGNAGTGLFGQNTQSGTTGGGLFGQNSQAGNTGGGLFGQNTQGGNAAGGLFGSSAQTGNASSNLFGQSNTQAGTTGTGTGLFGQSNTQSGTTGTGTGLFGQANTQSRTTGTGTGLFGQSNTQTGTTGTGNGLFGQANTQSGTTGSGTGLFGQSNTQAGATGTGTGLFAQSGARSGPTATTGSLFGNSMSGTSTIGGNNATTGGLFGQNTQSGTTGTGLFGQGTNTTQQPPTSLFSTGTANTSQPTFAWSQQPLQNMSNSMPQQQGQAQSQALPQQAQSSQLQFSGQQPLINQQQPNQQASNYPQQIQEQVLKCKESWDPNNQRSKLRTFVYNKCNETEAMLYSKPANVTQEDWDKALLHKPNANVIPVEVKGFEELIQRHNLQRDHVAQARIILTQILDKLTCISQRHELDTATRILKAQARNSTIQHRIMLLANQLAVLKNKGLPLNVQEETLITEFRKLLERSNDPAGLGKNNELWARLAVLKERAKTLSSQLDSTLVVIAENGGGRAAAGSANGDHPDSEERRVDEEVVNSVNKIADILMNQQRGLIYLNDIIEKDAQIVDRYLKK from the coding sequence ATGTTCAATTTTGGGGCCAACAGCGGTATGAATTCCAATACTGGATCGACCGGTGGAGGTCTTTTTGGCTCTACAACGAATGGCGGTGGTTTCAGTTTTGGGAACAACAATGCATCACAGAATAACACCAACGTCTTCTCGAACACGGGCACGGGGGTACCGCCAGCAGGCCAGGGCACCAGCAATGGAGGCCTCTTTGGAAATAATAATCAGACGACCAATACTGGAATTGGGGGCGGTAACAGCGGTGGGCTCTTTGGCGGGGCTGCCAACACACAGAATAACACAGCGGGCGGCGGGTTGTTCGGCCAGGGCACGCAGAACGCCACGACGGGCGGGGGGCTCTTTGGACAAAACACGCAGGGGAACGCGGGGACGGGGCTATTTGGCCAAAACACACAGAGCGGGACGACCGGTGGAGGGTTGTTTGGACAGAATTCACAGGCCGGTAACACCGGCGGTGGGCTCTTCGGCCAGAACACTCAAGGAGGTAATGCGGCAGGTGGTCTCTTTGGGTCGAGTGCTCAAACTGGAAACGCCAGCTCCAATTTGTTTGGCCAGTCCAACACCCAGGCCGGTACCACCGGGACAGGTACCGGGCTTTTCGGGCAGTCTAACACCCAATCTGGCACGACAGGGACTGGGACCGGCCTTTTTGGACAGGCTAACACTCAATCCCGTACCACAGGCACTGGTACTGGGCTGTTTGGCCAATCAAATACCCAAACTGGTACAACTGGTACCGGTAATGGGCTGTTTGGACAGGCAAACACGCAATCCGGCACAACTGGCTCGGGCACTGGGCTGTTTGGACAGTCCAACACGCAAGCTGGTGCAACAGGTACTGGTACTGGGCTGTTTGCCCAGTCAGGTGCAAGATCTGGTCCAACAGCTACCACAGGTAGCCTATTTGGGAACTCTATGAGCGGAACTAGCACAATTGGTGGGAACAATGCTACCACAGGCGGCCTTTTCGGACAAAATACACAGTCCGGTACGACTGGCACTGGGCTTTTTGGCCAGGGCACCAACACTACACAACAACCACCGACTTCTTTGTTCAGCACCGGTACTGCCAATACGAGCCAGCCGACCTTTGCATGGTCGCAGCAGCCTTTGCAGAACATGAGTAATTCTATGCCTCAGCAGCAGGGTCAAGCGCAATCGCAAGCGCTACCGCAACAGGCACAATCCTCTCAATTACAGTTCTCGGGCCAGCAACCATTGATTAATCAACAGCAACCTAATCAACAAGCTTCGAACTACCCGCAACAAATCCAGGAGCAAGTACTAAAATGCAAGGAATCGTGGGACCCAAATAACCAAAGGTCAAAGTTGCGAACTTTTGTCTACAACAAATGCAATGAGACTGAAGCCATGCTATACAGTAAACCTGCGAATGTTACACAGGAAGACTGGGACAAGGCACTGCTGCACAAGCCTAATGCGAATGTGATTCCCGTCGAGGTTAAAGGCTTCGAGGAACTCATTCAGCGTCACAATCTGCAACGCGACCACGTGGCACAGGCGCGCATTATCCTCACTCAGATTCTGGATAAGTTGACTTGCATTTCTCAGCGCCACGAGCTTGACACAGCGACACGCATACTAAAGGCACAAGCGCGCAACTCCACAATTCAGCACCGCATAATGCTGTTAGCCAACCAGCTCGCTGTTCTGAAGAACAAGGGCTTGCCGCTCAATGTCCAAGAGGAGACACTGATAACCGAATTCCGCAAGCTGCTCGAACGCAGCAACGACCCAGCGGGCCTCGGAAAGAACAATGAGCTGTGGGCGCGGCTCGCAGTGCTCAAGGAGCGCGCCAAGACACTCAGCAGCCAATTGGATAGCACTCTTGTGGTCATTGCGGAGAATGGCGGCGGGCGTGCCGCGGCTGGAAGCGCTAACGGCGATCATCCAGACTCCGAAGAACGCCGCGTAGACGAGGAGGTTGTCAACAGTGTAAACAAAATCGCAGACATCTTGATGAATCAACAGCGTGGTCTAATATACCTGAATGATATCATTGAGAAGGACGCCCAGATTGTTGACCGTTACTTAAAAAAATAA
- the TOM5 gene encoding Tom5p (Syntenic homolog of Saccharomyces cerevisiae YPR133W-A (TOM5)), which yields MFGFPQQQPSEEELKKHQEQTNSTVMTAAYAAAFLWVSPIVWNFIRKQWK from the coding sequence ATGTTTGGCTTTCCTCAGCAGCAACCTTCCGAAGAAGAACTTAAGAAGCACCAGGAGCAAACCAACAGCACGGTAATGACTGCTGCTTACGCGGCCGCGTTCCTGTGGGTGTCTCCAATCGTGTGGAACTTCATCAGAAAACAGTGGAAGTAA
- the SPN1 gene encoding transcription factor SPN1 (Syntenic homolog of Saccharomyces cerevisiae YPR133C (SPN1)) translates to MSGSSSVHSGTAASEEWGMPSVGEIGAAGEAVETNEVERAQHQERQRKHIATSDNDEEESGNKWSVSTLPITSYGGDGDAAGGSGRRQALEAKMERLLKKPKARHSRQDEEDLEQYLDEKILRLKDEMNMAAQKDIETLNRRLETGDNRLIAMEKVTLLPKVISVLNKANLADTILDNNLLQSVRIWLEPLPDGSLPSFEIQKSLFAAIENLPIKTEHLKESGLGKVVIFYTKSKRVEHKLARLADRLVAEWTRPIIGASDNYRDKRVLKMDFDVEKHRKKAALDSAKSKKRRKAAVDEEKHKSLYELAAAKRNRAAAPAQTTTDYKYAPVSNISNVQTGIRTAGVGSTLNNNDLYKRLNSRLAKSKRSK, encoded by the coding sequence ATGAGCGGCTCTAGTTCTGTGCATAGCGGAACTGCAGCATCGGAAGAATGGGGGATGCCGTCAGTTGGGGAGATCGGAGCAGCCGGCGAGGCTGTCGAGACGAACGAGGTTGAGCGCGCACAACACCAGGAACGGCAGCGGAAACATATCGCGACCAGCGACAATGACGAAGAAGAAAGTGGAAACAAGTGGAGCGTATCGACGCTGCCAATAACTAGCTACGGCGGCGATGGCGATGCAGCAGGGGGTTCAGGGCGGCGccaggcgctggaggccAAGATGGAGCGGCTACTGAAGAAGCCCAAGGCGCGGCACTCGCGGCAAGACGAAGAGGACCTGGAACAGTACCTGGATGAGAAGATTCTGCGGCTAAAGGATGAGATGAATATGGCGGCGCAGAAGGATATTGAGACGTTGAACCGACGGCTTGAGACCGGTGACAACCGGCTGATCGCAATGGAGAAGGTAACGCTGCTACCGAAGGTTATCAGTGTTTTGAATAAGGCGAACCTTGCAGACACAATTTTGGACAATAATTTGCTACAGAGTGTGCGGATCTGGCTTGAGCCACTGCCGGATGGATCCCTACCATCCTTCGAGATACAGAAGTCTCTCTTTGCCGCGATTGAGAACCTCCCCATAAAAACAGAGCACCTCAAGGAGAGCGGACTGGGGAAGGTGGTCATATTTTACACCAAGTCTAAGCGTGTAGAACACAAGCTGGCCCGGCTAGCTGACCGGCTGGTTGCAGAATGGACGCGCCCTATTATCGGCGCTTCCGATAACTACCGGGACAAGCGTGTCCTGAAGATGGACTTCGACGTGGAGAAGCACCGTAAGAAAGCGGCACTTGATTCTGCCAAATCTAAGAAACGGAGAAAGGCTGCAGTGGACGAGGAGAAACACAAGTCACTCTACGAGCTTGCCGCTGCGAAGCGGAACAGAgccgcagcgcctgcgCAGACAACCACCGATTACAAATACGCACCAGTCAGCAATATCTCGAACGTACAGACCGGGATCCGCACGGCAGGCGTGGGCTCCACGCTCAACAACAACGATCTGTACAAGAGACTCAACTCGAGACTTGCCAAGTCTAAACGGTCCAAGTAA
- the RPS23B gene encoding 40S ribosomal protein uS12 (Syntenic homolog of Saccharomyces cerevisiae YPR132W (RPS23B) and YGR118W (RPS23A); 1-intron) — MGKGKPRGLNSARKLRVHRRNNRWAEQTYKKRLLGTAFKSSPFGGSSHAKGIVLEKIGVESKQPNSAIRKCVRVQLIKNGKKVTAFVPNDGCLNFVDENDEVLLAGFGRKGKAKGDIPGVRFKVVKVSGVSLLALWKEKKEKPRS, encoded by the exons ATGGGTAAGGGTAAGCCAAGAGGTTTGAACTCCGCTAGAAAGTTGCGTGTCCACAGAAGAAACAA CCGTTGGGCCGAACAAACCTACAAGAAGAGATTGCTAGGTACTGCCTTCAAGTCTTCTCCATTCGGTGGTTCTTCTCACGCAAAGGGTATTGTGTTGGAAAAGATTGGTGTCGAGTCCAAGCAGCCAAACTCCGCTATCAGAAAGTGTGTCAGAGTGCAATTGATTAAGAACGGTAAGAAGGTTACTGCTTTCGTTCCTAACGACGGTTGTTTGAACTTCGTCGACGAGAACGACGAGGTCTTGTTGGCTGGTTTCGGTAGAAAGGGTAAGGCCAAGGGTGATATTCCAGGTGTCAGATTCAAGGTCGTGAAGGTGTCTGGTGTTTCCTTGTTGGCCTTGTggaaggagaagaaggagaagccAAGATCCTAA
- a CDS encoding AAR108W-Bp (NOHBY121; No homolog in Saccharomyces cerevisiae; Syntenic homolog of Kluyveromyces lactis KLLA0E23211g) encodes MLRRLTWNPRRGLRHFASTSPPLHHWNNASVLYGCYLTVGFTVPFLLSYYETYSQHASTYPSKHRCCARAIFARWI; translated from the coding sequence ATGCTACGCCGCTTAACCTGGAACCCGAGACGCGGGCTGCGGCATTTTGCATCCACTTCACCCCCCCTTCATCACTGGAATAATGCCTCTGTGCTTTACGGGTGCTACTTGACTGTTGGCTTCACGGTGCCATTCCTGCTTTCCTACTATGAGACATACAGCCAGCACGCGAGCACGTATCCGTCTAAACatcgctgctgcgcgaggGCCATATTTGCACGTTGGATTTGA